In Aquincola tertiaricarbonis, the genomic stretch CGTGGGCGCATGCGAGCGCACCGCAGCGGCCAGGCCGCAATCGAACAGCACCGACAGCGCGCCGCCGTGCACATCGCCCCGGCTGTTGGCATGCGCCGCGTTGAAGGGCAGGCGCACGCGCGCCTGATCATCGCCCACCGCTTCGCCCTGCAGGCCGAAGGTGGCGGCCAGCGGGATCTGCAGGCCGAAGAGGGTGTCAGGAGGAAAGGAACTGCTCATGCGGCCATGATGCCTTCACGCTCAACGCGCGCCCAGGGCTTCCCAGCGCTCCAGCGCAGCCAGCAGCTCGTCGTCGATGGCGCTGTAGCGGGCCTGCAGCTCAGCCACCTTCTGGTGCGTTTCGCGGGCGTAGATGCCGGGGTCGGCCAGCTGCTCGCCCAGGGCTTTCTGCTCGGCTTCCAGCGCCTCGATCTTCGCGGGCAGCGCATCCAGCTCGCGCTGCTCCTTGTAGCTGAGCTTGCGGGCCGCCGCGGCGGGCTTGGCGGGCGCCGTGGCGGCGGCTGAAGCGGCCGGCGCGGGCGCCGGTGCTGCCGCTGCGGCGGCTGCTGCAGCCACGGCGCGTGACCGGTCGCGCTGCTGCAGCCAGTCTTCGATGCCGCCTTCGTACTCGCGCCACAGGCCGGGCTTGGCATCGCCCTCCCAGGCGATGGTGCTGGTGACCACGTTGTCGACGAAGCGCCGGTCGTGGCTGACCAGGAACACCGTGCCGCTGTAAGACTGCAGCAGCTCTTCCAGCAGCTCCAGCGTGTCGATGTCCAGGTCGTTGGTGGGTTCGTCCAGTACCAGCACGTTGGCCGGCAGCGCGAACAGGCGCGCCAGCTGCACCCGGTTGCGTTCACCGCCCGAGAGCGTGCGCACCGGGCTGTTGGCGCGCTCGGGCGAGAACAGGAAGTCGGTGAGGTAGCTCATCACATGCTTGCGCTGGCCGCCGATCTCCACCCACTCGCTGCCCGGGCTGATGGTGTCGGCCAGCGTGGCGTCCAGGTTCAGGCCGGCTCGCATCTGGTCGAAGTAGGCCACCTGCAGGTTGCTGCCGCGGCGCACGCTGCCCTGCGTGGGTGCCAGCTCGCCGAGGATGAGCTTGAGCAGCGTGGTCTTGCCACTGCCGTTGGGGCCGACCAGGCCCACCTTGTCGCCCCGCAGGATGGTGGCACTGAAGCCGTCGATCAGCGTGCGATCGCCGAAGCGCTGGCTGACGTCGCGCAGCTCGGCGACGATCTTGCCGCTGGGCGCGCCCGAATCCACCTCCAGCTTCACCTGGCCCAGCGATTCGCGGCGGCGGGCGCGCTGCTCGCGCAGCGCCTGCAGCCGCTGCACCCGGCCCACGCTGCGGGTGCGGCGCGCTTCCACGCCCTTGCGCA encodes the following:
- a CDS encoding PaaI family thioesterase, whose translation is MSSSFPPDTLFGLQIPLAATFGLQGEAVGDDQARVRLPFNAAHANSRGDVHGGALSVLFDCGLAAAVRSHAPTQFGVATIDLSIHFVAAARGDVVCTARCERRGRSISFARGEAHDAEGTLVALATGSFKLIER
- a CDS encoding ATP-binding cassette domain-containing protein is translated as MALLSLSNAHLAFGHVPLLDGAGFSLEAGERVALIGRNGAGKSSLLKVLAGLEKLDDGLLQAQQNVRRFYVPQEPDFAAGATVFEVVSEGVAEAKALRARYEAHEPGDDLDAIQTRIEALDGWNWERRVDETLQRLHLDPAAVVDALSGGTKKRVALAQALAAHPDVLLLDEPTNHLDLDAIVWLQTLLNEWGGALLLISHDRAFIDAVATRIVELDRGVLRSYPGHFSAYEATKARELEDEALANARADKLLAQEEVWVRKGVEARRTRSVGRVQRLQALREQRARRRESLGQVKLEVDSGAPSGKIVAELRDVSQRFGDRTLIDGFSATILRGDKVGLVGPNGSGKTTLLKLILGELAPTQGSVRRGSNLQVAYFDQMRAGLNLDATLADTISPGSEWVEIGGQRKHVMSYLTDFLFSPERANSPVRTLSGGERNRVQLARLFALPANVLVLDEPTNDLDIDTLELLEELLQSYSGTVFLVSHDRRFVDNVVTSTIAWEGDAKPGLWREYEGGIEDWLQQRDRSRAVAAAAAAAAAPAPAPAASAAATAPAKPAAAARKLSYKEQRELDALPAKIEALEAEQKALGEQLADPGIYARETHQKVAELQARYSAIDDELLAALERWEALGAR